One stretch of Chryseobacterium indologenes DNA includes these proteins:
- a CDS encoding IS1595-like element ISBbi1 family transposase: protein MNIFSFTAHFGSEEDCRLHFKEQRDKEGVVCKRCGGTSHYWLQGKWSYECKGCRFRTSLRSGTIMESSKLPFLVWYKTMFLMSCTKKGFSTNELQKQLGLKRYEPVWAMVHKLRRAMGNRDARYTLEGMIELDEGYFSVASKEIERGKGTRGRGAEGKQNVAVMAESTPLEDIETGKKEKHVRYFKARVLDSHQSEGINGVVRDCMEDDAIVFSDKSTSYVDISDLVELHVTEKSDAKTTKETLKWVHIAISNAKRTLLGNYHKIKRKYLQLYLNEFIYKLNRRYFGDKLFDRLVIANITGA, encoded by the coding sequence ATGAACATATTCAGTTTTACGGCTCATTTCGGTTCGGAGGAAGATTGTCGTTTGCATTTCAAGGAGCAGCGTGATAAGGAAGGGGTTGTCTGCAAGCGATGCGGGGGCACTTCCCATTATTGGTTACAGGGTAAATGGAGTTATGAATGCAAAGGTTGCCGTTTCCGCACCTCGTTGCGCAGCGGTACGATCATGGAGAGCTCCAAGCTGCCGTTTCTGGTGTGGTACAAAACGATGTTCCTGATGAGTTGCACAAAAAAGGGATTCTCCACCAACGAACTCCAGAAGCAATTAGGATTGAAGCGTTACGAACCGGTATGGGCGATGGTACACAAACTCCGCAGGGCGATGGGCAACCGGGATGCAAGGTATACACTGGAAGGGATGATAGAACTGGATGAGGGTTACTTTTCGGTGGCCAGTAAGGAAATCGAGCGAGGCAAGGGTACACGTGGCCGGGGAGCCGAGGGAAAGCAGAACGTTGCGGTGATGGCCGAAAGCACCCCGTTGGAAGATATCGAAACGGGCAAAAAGGAGAAGCATGTGCGTTATTTCAAGGCCAGGGTACTGGATAGCCATCAAAGTGAAGGAATCAACGGCGTGGTCAGGGACTGCATGGAGGATGATGCCATCGTATTTTCGGACAAAAGCACTTCTTACGTTGACATCTCCGATCTGGTGGAATTGCACGTCACCGAGAAATCAGACGCCAAAACCACCAAGGAAACACTCAAATGGGTGCATATCGCAATCAGTAATGCAAAACGGACATTGCTGGGCAACTACCATAAAATCAAAAGGAAATACTTACAGTTGTATCTCAACGAGTTTATTTACAAATTAAACAGACGGTATTTTGGAGACAAACTCTTTGACAGACTAGTAATTGCGAATATAACAGGTGCATAA
- the rpsU gene encoding 30S ribosomal protein S21 encodes MLIIPVKDGESIDRALKKYKRKFDKTGTVRQLRARQAFIKPSVTLRQSKLKAAYKQRALSKEEQA; translated from the coding sequence ATGTTAATAATTCCAGTTAAAGATGGTGAATCCATCGACAGAGCTTTAAAAAAATACAAAAGAAAATTTGATAAAACAGGTACAGTTCGTCAATTAAGAGCTAGACAAGCATTTATCAAGCCTTCTGTAACTTTGAGACAATCTAAGTTGAAAGCTGCTTACAAGCAAAGAGCACTTAGCAAGGAAGAGCAGGCTTAA
- a CDS encoding HPF/RaiA family ribosome-associated protein, whose translation MKITVQSIGLTPHEPLESHIDKKVSKLDTFYDKIQECKVFLKVENNADKANKTAEIILAVPGDDIVVKKTSASFEESLDLCVDTAKKLLIKKKEMA comes from the coding sequence ATGAAGATCACAGTACAATCAATTGGTTTAACTCCACACGAACCACTAGAATCACACATCGACAAAAAAGTAAGCAAGCTAGATACATTCTATGATAAAATTCAAGAGTGTAAAGTATTTCTGAAAGTAGAAAATAACGCTGATAAAGCTAACAAAACAGCTGAGATTATTTTAGCGGTTCCGGGAGATGATATTGTAGTAAAAAAGACAAGTGCAAGTTTTGAAGAAAGTTTGGACCTTTGCGTTGATACTGCTAAAAAGCTCTTAATCAAGAAAAAAGAAATGGCTTAG
- a CDS encoding NADPH-dependent FMN reductase encodes MNTIIGLIAGSLRKESYSKKIARALLSMAPKGLEFKIISIDNLPIYNQDFDDFNDVPESYVKFREEIKKIAGIIFITPEHNRSVPAVLKNAIDIGSRPAGKSVWDGKPGAIFSNSPGNLSAFGANHHLRQSFVFLNIPVMQQPEVYLPHIDKVWDENGNLKDEDVRLFLQKAVEDYAEWFKKNS; translated from the coding sequence ATGAATACAATTATTGGACTTATTGCAGGAAGTTTGCGGAAAGAGTCCTACTCTAAAAAAATAGCAAGAGCATTGCTTTCAATGGCTCCTAAGGGCTTAGAATTTAAAATTATTTCAATTGACAACTTACCGATATATAATCAGGATTTTGACGATTTTAATGATGTACCGGAGTCTTATGTGAAATTCAGAGAAGAAATAAAAAAAATAGCTGGAATTATTTTTATTACTCCGGAACACAACAGATCGGTCCCTGCTGTACTGAAAAATGCAATAGATATTGGTTCAAGACCAGCAGGTAAGAGCGTTTGGGACGGAAAGCCAGGTGCGATATTCAGTAATTCTCCCGGAAATTTATCTGCTTTTGGGGCTAATCATCATTTGAGGCAGAGTTTTGTCTTTCTTAATATTCCTGTTATGCAACAGCCTGAGGTTTATCTTCCCCATATTGATAAAGTATGGGATGAAAATGGGAATTTAAAAGATGAGGATGTGAGACTTTTTCTTCAGAAAGCAGTGGAGGATTATGCTGAATGGTTTAAAAAGAATAGTTAG
- the catB gene encoding type B chloramphenicol O-acetyltransferase translates to MKNFFESPFKGKIIKDHIQNPNIIAGKYSYYSGYYHEHSFDDCARYLLPDRNDVDKLIIGSYCSIGSGASFIMCGNQGHRYDWISSFPFYYMSEVECFQNSRDAFELAGDTVVGNDVWIGTEAMIMAGVKIGDGAVIGSRALVTKDVEPYTIVGGNPAKPIKKRFSDYHIELLLEMKWWEWEEGIVEKAIQILCSGNVDLLYEFYKRMK, encoded by the coding sequence ATGAAAAATTTCTTTGAAAGTCCTTTTAAAGGCAAAATTATAAAAGACCATATTCAAAACCCTAATATTATTGCCGGTAAATATTCTTATTACTCCGGATATTACCATGAACATTCCTTTGACGATTGTGCCCGGTACTTGCTTCCGGACAGAAATGATGTAGATAAATTGATTATTGGTTCTTATTGTTCTATTGGTAGTGGTGCCAGTTTTATTATGTGTGGAAATCAAGGACATCGTTATGATTGGATTTCAAGCTTTCCCTTCTATTATATGTCAGAAGTAGAATGTTTCCAAAACAGCAGGGATGCTTTCGAATTGGCTGGAGATACTGTTGTCGGAAATGATGTGTGGATTGGTACAGAGGCTATGATAATGGCTGGGGTTAAAATCGGTGACGGAGCCGTCATTGGCAGTCGTGCATTGGTAACAAAAGATGTAGAACCTTATACCATTGTAGGAGGAAATCCTGCGAAACCCATCAAAAAAAGATTCAGTGATTATCATATAGAATTACTTCTTGAAATGAAATGGTGGGAATGGGAGGAAGGTATTGTTGAAAAAGCAATTCAAATACTTTGCTCTGGAAATGTTGATCTGCTCTATGAATTTTATAAGAGGATGAAATAA
- a CDS encoding tyrosine-type recombinase/integrase, with product MLEKFLEYLQFEKRYSPHTITSYKKDLDDFSHFYLRTESSDDISKADKKIIRNFIVDLSENNISKRSINRKLSSLRSFYLFLLKIGEIKVSPVEGISSLKFYAEKQIPMSEDEMADLNDRIFEQVDDILEKCIIEVLYQTGMRKAELCGLIFENVDIIGNELKVIGKGNKERVIPISEDLSELLRSYLEIRNPQTEYQSCFFVNKKGKKLNEKFVYVVVNKYLSLITTKEKRSPHILRHSFATHVLDNGAEISKVKKILGHSSLASTQVYTNANIEQLKKVFNQAHPRASKKEEL from the coding sequence ATGCTGGAAAAGTTTTTAGAATACTTACAATTCGAGAAAAGATATTCCCCTCACACTATTACAAGCTATAAAAAAGACCTTGATGACTTTTCCCATTTCTATCTCCGAACAGAATCTTCTGACGATATTTCTAAAGCTGATAAAAAAATCATTCGAAACTTTATTGTTGACTTAAGTGAAAACAATATTTCCAAAAGAAGTATCAATAGAAAGCTGTCATCCCTCAGAAGTTTTTATCTTTTTCTTTTGAAAATAGGTGAAATTAAGGTTTCTCCTGTCGAAGGGATATCTTCCCTTAAATTTTATGCAGAAAAGCAGATTCCTATGTCTGAGGACGAAATGGCTGATCTTAATGACAGAATCTTTGAACAAGTAGATGATATCCTTGAAAAATGTATTATAGAAGTACTATATCAGACGGGGATGAGGAAAGCGGAACTTTGTGGCCTGATATTTGAGAATGTTGATATAATAGGAAATGAATTGAAAGTAATAGGAAAGGGAAATAAAGAAAGGGTTATTCCTATTTCCGAAGACTTGTCTGAACTTCTTAGAAGTTATCTGGAAATAAGAAATCCACAGACTGAATATCAATCCTGTTTTTTTGTCAATAAGAAAGGGAAAAAACTCAATGAAAAATTTGTTTATGTGGTAGTTAATAAGTACCTTAGTCTTATAACAACAAAGGAAAAAAGAAGTCCTCATATCCTTCGTCATAGCTTTGCTACTCATGTGTTGGATAATGGGGCGGAGATCTCCAAAGTAAAAAAAATATTAGGGCATTCCAGTCTTGCCAGTACTCAAGTCTATACGAATGCTAATATTGAACAATTGAAAAAAGTGTTTAATCAAGCTCACCCTCGAGCATCAAAAAAAGAAGAATTATGA